TGACTGGGCAAACGATTTGTCACAAATATCACATTTAtggggtttctttccagtgtgaattaatacatgtttCTTGAGATCGCCTGACACAGTAaatgatttcccacaaatctcacatttgtgaggtttctttccagtgtgaattaatatatGTTTCTTTAGATGACCTGACTGGGCAAACGATTtgtcacaaatctcacatttgtgaggtttctttccagaatGAATTAATACATGTTTATTGAGATTGCTAAACaaagcaaaagatttcccacaaatctcacaattGTGagatttctttccagtgtgaattagaATATGAGTCTTGAGATGACTTGACTGGGCAAACGATTtgtcacaaatctcacatttgtgaggtttctttccagtgtgaattaatacgtgTTTATTGAGACTACTCGACAAAGcgaaagatttcccacaaatatcacatttgtgaggtCTTTTCCCGGTGTGTATGAAGACGTGTCTTTTGAGATCACCTGACCTAGCAAACAATTTGCCACAAATACCACATTTGTCGGTTCTTTTTGCAGTAAGCAGATTAGCCTGGGCACTGATATTAACAGCTGTTGATAAAGTTCCATAATGACttgttttctctgcatcatttgtcATATGTACGTTACTCATGTCATTAGAGGACTTCTTTGAAGCTTTCCAAGTTTCCTCATATGAAGATTGCTCATTATGTTCTGCAACAGAAACTTCTGGCTCACTATCCAAGAAGATAATGCTTTCATGCTCATCACTAAAGCCGTATTTTCCATGGTTGCCAACAGTCAAATTTTGATAAttctctctcattctcaaatgttttTTCAAACTAACATTACTGTGAAACACCTCACCACACCACTCACAAACATACGAAGATGGTTGTGTGCCATCAATGTGCATAAACACGTgcattatgagtctgtattttgaaGGAAAGCTCTGTTGGCAGAAATTACAGCTATATACATGTAATTCCTTTTTCCTCATACTACAGTCATATTGGGTGGCAACTGAGCATTCTTTATGAATAACCCCGTCTTCTGTATCGGTACCAAACTCGTGTGTTGACTTCTCCATGTCTATCACCAACTCATCGTGGACCAGTCTATGGTGACAATTTTCTTCACACGATACGCCACAGCTTCCACCAGTACTCTGAGTCAATCTGAAGAATGAGGAGGAGAATGTTAAATATTGATATacatacaacaaagaaacaatatttgagTGTCCATAAATCCAGTACTATAAGCTGCAAGTCATAAAAGTACATACAAAATTACTTTTTCAGTAACTCTCagtgatttaaaattataatattccaCAAGAAGGAAGGAATTGAAGAAGTAAAAGTGGTTTAAAACGAAAATAACAAGAGGGAATTCAATAATGGTTAATGCGAGTCACTGACAATTTGATCTTAAATTTTTAGATAAGAATTAAAATAATTCACTTTCAcgtattacaatattttaaaaatacaatgTTACACCAATTTATTAAATGTATTAAAATGTATGTTACACATTTTAATTCAAGGTTCTTGAGTTCAAGGTAATTAAGATTtgattaaaagaaataatttttaaatgtttctttttgcAAACACTTTCACCTTTGGAAATGATAAATTAATTCACCTTGTAAACAGATGTTTCGTTTGATTCCCCATGAGTCAAGAACTAGTGCAGGCTTCATTGTTTTGATTAGGTATCTAGTATGGATGTTAATCAGGTGGTAATGACTGTTCATGAAGAAGAATCGATGTCACatcaatgaagggaaaaaaaattgcatactGATGAATGAATGTAAATGACACACCTGCAGATGGTTTTAATCCACGACTGTGTTTTTGACACTGCAACTCATAT
This sequence is a window from Schistocerca nitens isolate TAMUIC-IGC-003100 chromosome 11, iqSchNite1.1, whole genome shotgun sequence. Protein-coding genes within it:
- the LOC126213525 gene encoding zinc finger protein 723-like isoform X3, whose amino-acid sequence is MDQEPTKWIKKEEMDEVQTELRFTGQVYPSSMNVKEELQDSAIKEILVDPLKTEGCSVWLKQDPELKHADGPEHNSVEDPLEIPWFTDFIKEDPELNITENTVETSTRYGSDSARLTQSTGGSCGVSCEENCHHRLVHDELVIDMEKSTHEFGTDTEDGVIHKECSVATQYDCSMRKKELHVYSCNFCQQSFPSKYRLIMHVFMHIDGTQPSSYVCEWCGEVFHSNVSLKKHLRMRENYQNLTVGNHGKYGFSDEHESIIFLDSEPEVSVAEHNEQSSYEETWKASKKSSNDMSNVHMTNDAEKTSHYGTLSTAVNISAQANLLTAKRTDKCGICGKLFARSGDLKRHVFIHTGKRPHKCDICGKSFALSSSLNKHVLIHTGKKPHKCEICDKSFAQSSHLKTHILIHTGKKSHNCEICGKSFALFSNLNKHVLIHSGKKPHKCEICDKSFAQSGHLKKHILIHTGKKPHKCEICGKSFTVSGDLKKHVLIHTGKKPHKCDICDKSFAQSGHLKTHTLIHTGKKPHKCEICEKSFTMLGDLKKHTLIHSGKKPHKCENCNKSFTQSCHLKRHMLIHTGMKPHKCEICGKAFARSGDLKTHIHTHQRKVTQM
- the LOC126213525 gene encoding zinc finger protein 729-like isoform X4, whose protein sequence is MLMDLSIILTQSTGGSCGVSCEENCHHRLVHDELVIDMEKSTHEFGTDTEDGVIHKECSVATQYDCSMRKKELHVYSCNFCQQSFPSKYRLIMHVFMHIDGTQPSSYVCEWCGEVFHSNVSLKKHLRMRENYQNLTVGNHGKYGFSDEHESIIFLDSEPEVSVAEHNEQSSYEETWKASKKSSNDMSNVHMTNDAEKTSHYGTLSTAVNISAQANLLTAKRTDKCGICGKLFARSGDLKRHVFIHTGKRPHKCDICGKSFALSSSLNKHVLIHTGKKPHKCEICDKSFAQSSHLKTHILIHTGKKSHNCEICGKSFALFSNLNKHVLIHSGKKPHKCEICDKSFAQSGHLKKHILIHTGKKPHKCEICGKSFTVSGDLKKHVLIHTGKKPHKCDICDKSFAQSGHLKTHTLIHTGKKPHKCEVCGKCFTLSSSLKSHKLIHTGKKPHKCEICLKSFTMLANLKQHVLIHTRMKPHKCEVCDKSFAQSGHLKTHTLIHSGKKPHKCEICEKSFTMLGDLKKHTLIHSGKKPHKCENCNKSFTQSCHLKRHMLIHTGMKPHKCEICGKAFARSGDLKTHIHTHQRKVTQM
- the LOC126213525 gene encoding zinc finger protein 708-like isoform X1; this translates as MDQEPTKWIKKEEMDEVQTELRFTGQVYPSSMNVKEELQDSAIKEILVDPLKTEGCSVWLKQDPELKHADGPEHNSVEDPLEIPWFTDFIKEDPELNITENTVETSTRYGSDSARLTQSTGGSCGVSCEENCHHRLVHDELVIDMEKSTHEFGTDTEDGVIHKECSVATQYDCSMRKKELHVYSCNFCQQSFPSKYRLIMHVFMHIDGTQPSSYVCEWCGEVFHSNVSLKKHLRMRENYQNLTVGNHGKYGFSDEHESIIFLDSEPEVSVAEHNEQSSYEETWKASKKSSNDMSNVHMTNDAEKTSHYGTLSTAVNISAQANLLTAKRTDKCGICGKLFARSGDLKRHVFIHTGKRPHKCDICGKSFALSSSLNKHVLIHTGKKPHKCEICDKSFAQSSHLKTHILIHTGKKSHNCEICGKSFALFSNLNKHVLIHSGKKPHKCEICDKSFAQSGHLKKHILIHTGKKPHKCEICGKSFTVSGDLKKHVLIHTGKKPHKCDICDKSFAQSGHLKTHTLIHTGKKPHKCEVCGKCFTLSSSLKSHKLIHTGKKPHKCEICLKSFTMLANLKQHVLIHTRMKPHKCEVCDKSFAQSGHLKTHTLIHSGKKPHKCEICEKSFTMLGDLKKHTLIHSGKKPHKCENCNKSFTQSCHLKRHMLIHTGMKPHKCEICGKAFARSGDLKTHIHTHQRKVTQM
- the LOC126213525 gene encoding zinc finger protein 729-like isoform X5, giving the protein MEKSTHEFGTDTEDGVIHKECSVATQYDCSMRKKELHVYSCNFCQQSFPSKYRLIMHVFMHIDGTQPSSYVCEWCGEVFHSNVSLKKHLRMRENYQNLTVGNHGKYGFSDEHESIIFLDSEPEVSVAEHNEQSSYEETWKASKKSSNDMSNVHMTNDAEKTSHYGTLSTAVNISAQANLLTAKRTDKCGICGKLFARSGDLKRHVFIHTGKRPHKCDICGKSFALSSSLNKHVLIHTGKKPHKCEICDKSFAQSSHLKTHILIHTGKKSHNCEICGKSFALFSNLNKHVLIHSGKKPHKCEICDKSFAQSGHLKKHILIHTGKKPHKCEICGKSFTVSGDLKKHVLIHTGKKPHKCDICDKSFAQSGHLKTHTLIHTGKKPHKCEVCGKCFTLSSSLKSHKLIHTGKKPHKCEICLKSFTMLANLKQHVLIHTRMKPHKCEVCDKSFAQSGHLKTHTLIHSGKKPHKCEICEKSFTMLGDLKKHTLIHSGKKPHKCENCNKSFTQSCHLKRHMLIHTGMKPHKCEICGKAFARSGDLKTHIHTHQRKVTQM
- the LOC126213525 gene encoding zinc finger protein 708-like isoform X2, coding for MDQEPTKWIKKEEMDEVQTELRFTGQVYPSSMNVKEELQDSAIKEILVDPLKTEGCSVWLKQDPELKHADGPEHNVETSTRYGSDSARLTQSTGGSCGVSCEENCHHRLVHDELVIDMEKSTHEFGTDTEDGVIHKECSVATQYDCSMRKKELHVYSCNFCQQSFPSKYRLIMHVFMHIDGTQPSSYVCEWCGEVFHSNVSLKKHLRMRENYQNLTVGNHGKYGFSDEHESIIFLDSEPEVSVAEHNEQSSYEETWKASKKSSNDMSNVHMTNDAEKTSHYGTLSTAVNISAQANLLTAKRTDKCGICGKLFARSGDLKRHVFIHTGKRPHKCDICGKSFALSSSLNKHVLIHTGKKPHKCEICDKSFAQSSHLKTHILIHTGKKSHNCEICGKSFALFSNLNKHVLIHSGKKPHKCEICDKSFAQSGHLKKHILIHTGKKPHKCEICGKSFTVSGDLKKHVLIHTGKKPHKCDICDKSFAQSGHLKTHTLIHTGKKPHKCEVCGKCFTLSSSLKSHKLIHTGKKPHKCEICLKSFTMLANLKQHVLIHTRMKPHKCEVCDKSFAQSGHLKTHTLIHSGKKPHKCEICEKSFTMLGDLKKHTLIHSGKKPHKCENCNKSFTQSCHLKRHMLIHTGMKPHKCEICGKAFARSGDLKTHIHTHQRKVTQM